Proteins from a single region of Verrucosispora sp. NA02020:
- the pheT gene encoding phenylalanine--tRNA ligase subunit beta → MRVSVSWLREYVDLPADLPAADLERALVDLGIEVESIVDLADTVQGALVVGEVLDIEELTGFKKPIRFCRVDVGAANGTGEPQEIVCGARNFAPGDRVVVILPGGVLPGGFAIGARKTYGRNSNGMICSERELGLGDDHDGIVVLPEGTAGKPGDDARPMVGLDDVVVEVEITPDRGYQMSLRGLARELALALGVNFRDPGLVPAPTGTADPVYPVEVRDTVGCDRFAARLVRGVDPTAPSPEWMQRRLTLAGIRTISLPVDITNYVMLETGQPMHAFDADRITGALVVRRAEAGEKLTTLDGVTRVLAPEDMVICDTGAPNPLAGEGVPISLAAVMGGETSEVVPGTVNVLFEAAHWDPVMVGRTARRHKLFSEAAKRWERGVDPALPLVALDRAVRLLTEYAGGTVADEVLDIDHVAPRTPVVLPVDLPTRRVGVEYPPARVVALLEQVGCTVARGADRLAEDAGEVGAVGGVEALSVTPPTWRPDLTDPADLVEEVARLDGYDKVPSVLPTAPPGRGLTARQRRHRAVCRSLAERGFVEVLAHPFVATELADQLGLPADDPRRQAVRLANPLSEEEPLLRTTLLGPLLGIVRRNLGRGLRDLALYETGAVFRARPGAGRPPVMGVDRRPTDEEFAAADAVVPDQPRHVAVVLTGDVEPAGWWGAGRAAGWADAVEAGRAVLAAAGVPQDSIEVRAAEYAPWHPGRCAALLVDGTVVGHAGELHPTVLATLELPRRTSAMELDLDALPEAPVALAPTVSGFPPALIDVALVVDESVPAEAVRQALTEGAGTLLESVRLFDVYASEQVGAGRKSLAYKLTFRAPDRTLTVEEAVAARDAAVARAAERYHATLRGA, encoded by the coding sequence ATGCGAGTTTCTGTCAGTTGGCTGCGGGAGTACGTCGATCTCCCGGCCGACCTGCCCGCCGCCGACCTGGAGCGGGCCCTGGTCGACCTCGGTATCGAGGTCGAGTCGATCGTGGACCTGGCCGACACGGTCCAGGGGGCGCTGGTGGTCGGTGAGGTCCTCGATATCGAGGAGCTGACCGGCTTCAAGAAGCCGATCCGGTTCTGCCGGGTCGACGTCGGGGCCGCCAACGGCACCGGCGAGCCGCAGGAGATCGTCTGCGGGGCGCGCAACTTCGCCCCCGGCGACCGGGTGGTGGTGATCCTGCCCGGCGGCGTCCTGCCGGGTGGCTTCGCGATCGGCGCCCGCAAGACGTACGGGCGCAACTCCAACGGCATGATCTGCTCGGAGCGTGAGCTGGGCCTCGGCGACGACCACGACGGCATCGTGGTGCTGCCCGAGGGCACCGCCGGCAAGCCCGGCGACGACGCCCGCCCGATGGTCGGCCTCGACGACGTCGTGGTCGAGGTGGAGATCACCCCGGACCGGGGCTACCAGATGTCGCTGCGGGGGCTGGCCCGTGAGTTGGCGCTCGCCCTCGGGGTGAACTTCCGGGATCCCGGTCTGGTGCCCGCGCCGACCGGCACCGCCGACCCGGTGTACCCGGTCGAGGTCCGCGACACCGTCGGCTGCGACCGGTTCGCGGCCCGGCTGGTGCGCGGCGTGGACCCGACCGCACCGAGCCCCGAGTGGATGCAGCGGCGGCTCACCCTCGCCGGCATCCGCACCATCTCCCTGCCGGTCGACATCACCAACTACGTGATGCTGGAAACCGGCCAGCCGATGCACGCCTTCGACGCGGACCGGATCACCGGTGCGCTGGTGGTTCGACGGGCCGAGGCGGGCGAGAAGCTGACCACGCTCGACGGGGTGACCCGGGTGCTCGCGCCGGAGGACATGGTCATCTGCGACACCGGGGCGCCGAACCCGCTCGCCGGCGAGGGCGTGCCGATCTCGCTCGCCGCCGTGATGGGCGGCGAGACCAGCGAGGTGGTGCCCGGCACCGTCAACGTGCTGTTCGAGGCCGCGCACTGGGACCCGGTGATGGTCGGGCGCACCGCCCGCCGGCACAAGCTGTTCAGCGAGGCCGCCAAGCGGTGGGAGCGGGGCGTCGACCCGGCCCTGCCGCTGGTCGCGCTGGACCGCGCGGTGCGGCTGCTCACCGAGTACGCGGGCGGCACCGTCGCCGACGAGGTGCTGGACATCGACCACGTCGCACCGCGTACGCCGGTGGTGCTGCCGGTCGACCTGCCCACCCGGCGGGTCGGCGTGGAGTACCCGCCGGCCCGGGTGGTGGCCCTGCTGGAGCAGGTCGGGTGCACCGTCGCCCGGGGTGCCGACCGGCTCGCCGAGGACGCGGGCGAGGTGGGTGCCGTCGGCGGTGTCGAGGCGCTCAGCGTCACCCCGCCCACCTGGCGGCCCGACCTGACCGATCCGGCCGACCTGGTCGAGGAGGTGGCCCGCCTCGACGGGTACGACAAGGTGCCGTCGGTGTTGCCGACCGCGCCGCCCGGGCGGGGGTTGACCGCGCGGCAGCGCCGTCACCGCGCGGTGTGCCGCTCGCTTGCCGAACGCGGCTTCGTCGAGGTGCTGGCGCACCCGTTCGTGGCGACCGAGCTGGCCGACCAGCTCGGGCTGCCCGCCGACGACCCGCGTCGCCAGGCGGTCCGGTTGGCCAACCCGCTCTCCGAGGAGGAGCCGCTGCTGCGGACCACGCTGCTCGGCCCGCTGCTCGGCATCGTCCGCCGCAACCTCGGTCGTGGTCTGCGTGACCTGGCGCTCTACGAGACCGGCGCGGTCTTCCGCGCGCGTCCGGGTGCCGGCCGACCGCCGGTCATGGGCGTCGACCGGCGGCCCACCGACGAGGAGTTCGCCGCCGCCGACGCGGTCGTCCCGGACCAGCCCCGGCACGTCGCGGTCGTGTTGACCGGTGACGTCGAGCCGGCCGGCTGGTGGGGTGCGGGTCGGGCGGCCGGCTGGGCGGACGCCGTGGAGGCGGGTCGGGCGGTGCTGGCCGCCGCCGGGGTGCCGCAGGACAGCATCGAGGTGCGGGCCGCCGAGTACGCCCCCTGGCACCCCGGCCGGTGCGCCGCGTTGCTGGTGGACGGCACGGTGGTCGGCCACGCCGGTGAACTGCACCCGACGGTGCTCGCCACGCTGGAGTTGCCCCGCCGGACCAGCGCCATGGAGCTGGACCTGGACGCGCTGCCGGAGGCGCCGGTGGCGCTCGCGCCGACGGTGTCCGGCTTCCCGCCGGCGCTGATCGACGTGGCGTTGGTGGTGGACGAGTCGGTCCCGGCGGAGGCGGTGCGGCAGGCTCTCACCGAGGGCGCCGGCACCCTGCTGGAATCGGTGCGGCTGTTCGACGTGTACGCCTCCGAGCAGGTGGGCGCGGGCCGCAAGTCGTTGGCCTACAAGCTGACCTTCCGCGCACCGGACCGGACGCTGACCGTCGAGGAGGCGGTGGCCGCCCGGGACGCCGCGGTGGCCCGCGCCGCCGAGCGTTACCACGCCACCCTGCGCGGCGCCTGA
- a CDS encoding Crp/Fnr family transcriptional regulator, whose product MPAGQILIHEGLRESHLILIEEGLTKVTAALADGRTALLSLRVGGDLIGEMSALNDQPRSATVTACGPARYCVIPSDRFRTFLKGHPDAALELAAMVSDRLRWSNRRRIDFTSYPVTIRVARVVAELSRTHGRQAAGGVVIDVRLTQSELATICGASETSIQKSLRELRNEGLVDTDYRRMTVRDLDGLRALGRLDDEN is encoded by the coding sequence GTGCCGGCCGGTCAGATCCTGATCCACGAAGGCCTGCGGGAGTCCCACCTGATCCTCATCGAGGAGGGCCTGACGAAGGTCACCGCTGCGCTGGCCGACGGACGAACCGCGCTGCTGTCCCTGCGGGTCGGGGGCGACCTGATCGGGGAGATGTCGGCGCTCAACGACCAGCCACGCTCGGCGACCGTCACCGCCTGCGGGCCCGCCCGGTACTGCGTGATCCCGTCCGACCGGTTCCGTACGTTCCTGAAGGGCCATCCCGACGCCGCGCTCGAACTCGCCGCGATGGTCTCCGACCGGCTGCGGTGGTCGAACCGGCGGCGGATCGACTTCACCTCCTACCCGGTGACCATCCGGGTGGCCAGGGTGGTGGCGGAGCTGTCCCGCACCCACGGTCGGCAGGCGGCCGGCGGGGTCGTCATCGACGTCCGGCTGACCCAGTCGGAGCTGGCCACCATCTGCGGCGCCTCCGAGACCTCGATCCAGAAGAGTCTCCGCGAGTTGCGCAACGAGGGCCTGGTGGACACGGACTATCGGCGGATGACCGTCCGCGACCTGGACGGGCTGCGCGCCCTCGGTCGCCTCGACGACGAGAACTGA
- a CDS encoding nucleotide sugar dehydrogenase, whose protein sequence is MSDEPPPAVDVCIVGGCGRVGLPLGIAFAARGLSVVLYDLNADAVDTVNAATLPFAEAGAAAPLAEAVAAGRLRATTDPAAVGLSAHLVVVVGTPVDEHLNPDLGAVPRALERCAEHLRDGQLVVLRSTVYPGVTALTEKLLAAKGVHADVAFCPERIAEGHAMTELFALPQIVAARTPEAQARAERLFRHLTEQIVPLQPEEAELAKLFTNTWRYIKFATANQFWMMANDVGLDFARIRHAVAFDYPRAADLPMPGFAAGPCLFKDTMQLAAFNRNNFVLGHSAMLINEGLPLYLVSRLEDRFDLATSTVGILGMAFKGGSDDPRESLAYKLRKILALKARETLCTDPYVVDERLLDLDEVVRRSDLLVIAAPHEQYARLDTDRPVIDMWGLTGQGVRV, encoded by the coding sequence ATGTCCGACGAGCCACCCCCTGCGGTCGACGTCTGCATAGTCGGTGGTTGTGGCCGGGTCGGCCTGCCACTGGGCATCGCCTTCGCCGCCCGCGGACTCTCCGTCGTGTTGTACGACCTCAACGCCGACGCGGTGGACACCGTCAACGCCGCCACGTTGCCGTTCGCCGAGGCGGGTGCCGCCGCACCGCTGGCCGAGGCGGTGGCCGCCGGTCGTCTGCGGGCCACCACCGACCCGGCGGCCGTCGGCCTCTCCGCGCATCTGGTGGTCGTGGTGGGTACGCCGGTCGACGAGCACCTCAACCCGGATCTCGGTGCCGTGCCCCGGGCCCTGGAACGCTGTGCGGAGCACCTGCGGGACGGTCAGCTCGTCGTGCTGCGCAGCACCGTCTATCCGGGAGTGACCGCGCTGACCGAGAAGCTGCTGGCCGCCAAGGGTGTGCACGCCGACGTCGCCTTCTGTCCGGAGCGTATCGCCGAGGGCCACGCGATGACCGAGTTGTTCGCGCTGCCGCAGATCGTGGCCGCGCGGACGCCGGAGGCGCAGGCCCGGGCGGAGCGGCTGTTCCGGCACCTCACCGAGCAGATCGTGCCGTTGCAGCCGGAGGAGGCGGAGCTGGCGAAGCTGTTCACCAACACGTGGCGTTACATCAAGTTCGCCACCGCCAACCAGTTCTGGATGATGGCCAACGACGTCGGGCTGGACTTCGCCCGGATCCGGCACGCCGTGGCGTTCGACTATCCGCGCGCGGCGGACCTGCCGATGCCGGGCTTCGCCGCCGGACCGTGCCTGTTCAAGGACACCATGCAGTTGGCCGCCTTCAACCGGAACAATTTCGTGCTCGGTCACTCGGCCATGCTGATCAACGAGGGGCTGCCGCTGTATCTGGTGTCCCGGTTGGAGGACCGCTTCGATCTGGCCACGTCGACCGTGGGCATCCTCGGCATGGCGTTCAAGGGCGGCAGCGACGACCCTCGGGAGAGCCTGGCGTACAAGCTGCGCAAGATCCTCGCGTTGAAGGCCCGCGAGACGCTCTGCACCGACCCGTACGTGGTCGACGAGCGGCTCCTCGACCTGGACGAGGTGGTGCGCCGGTCGGATCTGCTGGTCATCGCGGCCCCGCACGAGCAGTACGCCCGCCTCGACACCGACCGGCCGGTGATCGACATGTGGGGCCTGACCGGGCAGGGGGTGCGGGTGTGA
- a CDS encoding glycosyltransferase family 2 protein translates to MNPRVSVIVPVYDEGEAIVRCLERMLRELMLPAEVLIVHDQPEDTTVPYVEQIARTDPRVRAVLNTYGRGPANAIRFGIDAARAPVVVVTMADGCDDPRQIDELARLVDRGVVVAAASRYMPGGQQVGGPRLKRIMSRWAGRSLYTFARVGTRDATNSFKAYDTAFVREVGIESRTGFEIGLELTAKATRLRLPVAEIPTIWLDRPLGESHFDLGRFLPGYLRWYVFSYGRRLSREKMAARRGPAVVAVPRGAGYEQRGTEYEKTA, encoded by the coding sequence GTGAACCCGCGCGTCTCGGTGATCGTGCCGGTCTACGACGAGGGCGAGGCGATCGTCCGTTGCCTGGAACGGATGCTGCGGGAGTTGATGCTCCCCGCCGAGGTGCTCATCGTGCACGACCAGCCCGAGGACACCACGGTGCCGTACGTGGAGCAGATCGCGCGGACCGATCCTCGGGTGCGGGCGGTGCTGAACACCTACGGCCGGGGCCCGGCCAACGCGATCCGGTTCGGCATCGACGCGGCCCGGGCGCCGGTCGTGGTGGTGACGATGGCCGACGGCTGTGACGACCCCCGGCAGATCGACGAGCTGGCCCGGCTGGTGGACCGGGGTGTGGTGGTCGCGGCGGCGTCCCGGTACATGCCGGGCGGCCAGCAGGTCGGCGGACCACGGCTGAAGCGGATCATGTCCCGGTGGGCGGGCCGGAGCCTGTACACCTTCGCCCGGGTCGGCACCCGGGACGCCACCAACAGCTTCAAGGCGTACGACACCGCGTTCGTGCGGGAGGTCGGTATCGAGTCGCGGACCGGCTTCGAGATCGGGCTGGAGCTGACCGCCAAGGCGACCCGGCTGCGGCTGCCGGTGGCGGAGATCCCGACGATCTGGCTGGACCGACCGCTCGGCGAGTCCCACTTCGACCTGGGGCGTTTCCTGCCGGGCTACCTGCGTTGGTACGTCTTCTCCTACGGTCGGCGGCTGAGCCGGGAGAAGATGGCCGCCCGGCGCGGGCCGGCGGTCGTGGCGGTCCCGCGCGGCGCCGGGTACGAACAGCGCGGCACCGAGTACGAGAAGACGGCTTAG
- a CDS encoding NAD(P)-dependent oxidoreductase — protein sequence MAKVLVTGSAGFIGGYLVSELLDRGHEVVGIDDFSKYGPVTHSYDTHPRFRFVEGDARDVGLLTDLLDGCDHLVAGAAMIGGISYFHAYAYDLLATNERIMAATCDAAIRAHREGRLAKVTYLSSSMVYESTTHWPSREGDERRIPPPLSSYGFQKLAVEYYARAAWEQYRLPYTIVRPFNCVGVGEGRALGQAEVLSGNVKLAMSHVVPDLVQKIVKGQDPLHILGEGDQVRHYTYGGDLARGIALAVEHPAALNEDFNLSTARSTTVLELAEVIWRKIKGPDVPFRHVSDDPFEYDVQRRVPDTTKAAEVLGFTAATSLDEMLDEVVPWVTRAVAEGRL from the coding sequence GTGGCGAAGGTCCTGGTTACCGGTTCCGCCGGCTTCATCGGCGGCTATCTGGTCTCCGAGTTGCTCGATCGCGGGCACGAGGTGGTCGGGATCGACGACTTCTCGAAGTACGGGCCGGTCACCCACAGCTACGACACGCACCCGCGTTTCCGGTTCGTCGAGGGTGACGCCCGCGACGTCGGCCTGCTCACCGACCTGCTCGACGGCTGCGACCACCTGGTCGCCGGTGCGGCGATGATCGGCGGGATCTCCTACTTCCACGCGTACGCCTACGACCTGCTCGCCACCAACGAACGGATCATGGCGGCCACCTGTGACGCGGCGATCCGGGCCCATCGGGAGGGTCGGCTCGCCAAGGTCACCTATCTGTCCTCCTCGATGGTGTACGAGTCGACGACGCACTGGCCGAGCCGGGAGGGCGACGAGCGGCGGATCCCGCCTCCGCTCTCCTCGTACGGCTTCCAGAAGCTGGCCGTGGAGTACTACGCCCGGGCGGCCTGGGAGCAGTACCGGCTGCCGTACACGATCGTGCGGCCGTTCAACTGCGTGGGCGTGGGGGAGGGGCGGGCCCTGGGCCAGGCCGAGGTGCTCTCCGGCAACGTCAAGCTGGCCATGTCGCACGTGGTGCCCGACCTGGTGCAGAAGATCGTCAAGGGGCAGGACCCGCTGCACATCCTCGGCGAGGGCGACCAGGTGCGGCACTACACCTACGGCGGTGACCTGGCACGGGGCATCGCGCTCGCCGTCGAGCACCCGGCCGCGTTGAACGAGGACTTCAACCTCTCCACCGCGCGGTCGACCACCGTACTGGAGCTGGCCGAGGTGATCTGGCGCAAGATCAAGGGGCCGGACGTGCCGTTCCGTCACGTCAGTGACGACCCTTTCGAGTACGACGTGCAGAGGCGTGTGCCGGACACCACCAAGGCCGCCGAGGTGCTCGGTTTCACGGCCGCCACCTCGCTGGACGAGATGCTCGACGAGGTCGTCCCGTGGGTGACCCGGGCGGTGGCCGAGGGGCGGCTCTGA
- the argC gene encoding N-acetyl-gamma-glutamyl-phosphate reductase: MGIRVAVAGASGYAGGELLRLLAGHPEFDLVAATAHRQAGQPLDSVHPQLTGMDLTFAATTPDVLADADLVFLALPHGESAALASRLPAQVRVVDLGADHRLVDGDAWTRYYGGTHAGAWTYGLPELPGQRERIAASTRVANTGCYAATIVLALAPLIAAGAADPADVVVVAASGTSGAGRAAKTHLLASEVAGDLSPYKVGAHQHVPEIKQATGATGLSFTPVLAPMPRGILATVTARPTGEVDPRAVLAQAYADAPFVHLLPEGRWPHTAATLGGNSCHLQATVDVDSGRLIVVAALDNLGKGAAGQAVQNANLMFGLPETTGLSCFGVAP, translated from the coding sequence ATGGGAATTCGGGTCGCAGTCGCCGGGGCGAGCGGATACGCCGGAGGTGAACTGCTGCGCCTGTTGGCCGGGCACCCCGAGTTCGACCTGGTCGCCGCCACCGCGCACCGCCAGGCGGGGCAGCCGCTGGACAGCGTGCACCCGCAGCTCACCGGCATGGACCTGACGTTCGCGGCGACCACCCCGGACGTCCTGGCCGATGCCGACCTGGTCTTCCTCGCCCTGCCGCACGGTGAGTCGGCGGCGCTCGCGTCCCGGCTGCCCGCGCAGGTGCGGGTGGTGGACCTCGGCGCCGACCACCGCCTGGTCGACGGGGACGCCTGGACCCGCTACTACGGCGGCACCCACGCCGGCGCGTGGACCTACGGGCTGCCCGAACTGCCCGGTCAGCGGGAGCGCATCGCCGCCTCGACGCGGGTGGCCAACACCGGCTGTTACGCGGCCACCATCGTGCTGGCGCTGGCACCACTGATCGCCGCCGGAGCCGCCGACCCGGCCGACGTGGTGGTCGTCGCCGCCAGCGGCACCTCGGGCGCGGGCCGGGCCGCCAAGACCCACCTGCTGGCCAGCGAGGTGGCGGGCGACCTGTCGCCCTACAAGGTCGGCGCCCACCAGCACGTACCCGAGATCAAGCAGGCCACCGGCGCGACCGGGCTGTCGTTCACGCCGGTGCTGGCGCCGATGCCGCGCGGCATCCTGGCCACGGTCACCGCGCGGCCGACCGGCGAGGTGGACCCCCGCGCGGTGCTGGCGCAGGCGTACGCGGACGCGCCCTTCGTGCACCTGCTCCCCGAGGGCCGGTGGCCGCACACCGCCGCCACCCTCGGTGGCAACTCCTGCCACCTCCAGGCCACCGTCGACGTCGACTCCGGTCGGCTGATCGTGGTCGCCGCCCTGGACAACCTCGGCAAGGGCGCCGCCGGCCAGGCGGTGCAGAACGCCAACCTGATGTTCGGTCTGCCCGAGACCACGGGCCTGTCCTGCTTCGGAGTCGCGCCATGA
- the argJ gene encoding bifunctional glutamate N-acetyltransferase/amino-acid acetyltransferase ArgJ, producing the protein MTVTTPGGFRAAGVAAGLKTSGASDVALVVNDGPDAGVAAVFTSNRVKAAPVVWTQQVVHGGLVRAVVLNSGGANACTGPAGFQDTHATAEHTAAELSAVSGREYGAGEVAVCSTGLIGERLPMEKLLPGVASAVRALAGDGGDAAAEAIMTTDSRPKTAVTRGDGWTVGGMAKGAGMLAPGMATMLCVLTTDAVAPPETLGAALRAATRVTFDRVDSDGCMSTNDTVLLLSSGASGVTPSEAELTGAVTAACHDLARQLLADAEGATKEIAIEVVGAANEDEAVEVGRSVARNNLVKTALFGNDPNWGRILAAVGTTAATFESNEIDVAVNGIWICRSGAAAEDRSRVDLTGRDVTIRIDLHAGAAEATVWTNDLSHGYVHENSAYST; encoded by the coding sequence ATGACCGTCACCACCCCCGGCGGGTTCCGGGCGGCCGGGGTCGCCGCCGGCCTCAAGACCAGCGGCGCCTCCGACGTGGCCCTGGTGGTCAACGACGGCCCGGACGCCGGGGTCGCCGCGGTCTTCACCAGCAACCGGGTCAAGGCCGCCCCGGTGGTCTGGACCCAGCAGGTGGTCCACGGCGGCCTGGTCCGGGCGGTGGTGCTCAACTCCGGCGGCGCGAACGCCTGCACCGGCCCGGCCGGCTTCCAGGACACCCACGCCACCGCCGAGCACACCGCCGCCGAACTGAGCGCGGTCAGCGGCCGGGAGTACGGCGCCGGTGAGGTGGCCGTCTGCTCCACCGGTCTGATCGGCGAGCGGCTGCCGATGGAGAAGCTCCTGCCGGGAGTGGCCTCGGCGGTGCGGGCCCTGGCCGGTGACGGCGGCGACGCCGCCGCCGAGGCGATCATGACCACCGACAGCCGACCGAAGACCGCCGTGACGCGCGGTGACGGCTGGACCGTCGGTGGCATGGCCAAGGGCGCCGGCATGCTGGCTCCCGGCATGGCCACCATGCTCTGCGTACTCACCACCGACGCGGTGGCCCCGCCGGAGACGCTCGGTGCGGCGCTGCGGGCCGCCACCCGGGTCACCTTCGACCGGGTCGACTCCGACGGCTGCATGTCGACGAACGACACCGTGCTGCTGCTGTCCAGCGGTGCCTCCGGGGTCACGCCGAGCGAGGCGGAGCTGACCGGCGCGGTCACCGCCGCCTGCCACGACCTGGCGAGGCAGTTGCTGGCCGACGCCGAGGGCGCCACGAAGGAGATCGCCATCGAGGTGGTCGGCGCGGCGAACGAGGACGAGGCGGTCGAGGTGGGCCGGTCGGTGGCCCGCAACAACCTGGTGAAGACCGCGCTGTTCGGCAACGACCCGAACTGGGGGCGGATCCTCGCCGCCGTCGGCACGACCGCCGCCACGTTCGAGTCGAACGAGATCGACGTCGCGGTCAACGGGATCTGGATCTGCCGCTCCGGCGCCGCCGCCGAGGACCGGTCCCGCGTCGACCTGACCGGACGCGACGTCACCATCCGCATCGACCTGCACGCCGGCGCCGCCGAGGCGACGGTGTGGACCAACGACCTGTCGCACGGGTACGTGCACGAGAACTCGGCGTACTCGACGTGA
- the argB gene encoding acetylglutamate kinase: MTLTSDLTRAQEKAATLIEALPWLARFSGSTVVVKYGGNAMVDPELQRAFAADMVFLRYVGLKPVVVHGGGPQISAMLGRLGIDSEFRGGLRVTTPEAMDVVRMVLVGQVGRELVGLINAHGPFAVGLSGEDAGLFTAVRRHAYVDGEAVDVGQVGDVESVDVSAVDDLIGAGRIPVISTVAPDVDGVLHNLNADTAAAALAVALRARKLVVLTDVPGLYADWPDTSSLVSEIGTTELAALLPSLESGMVPKMEACLRAVSGGVPAAHVVDGRVAHSTLLEVFTSEGFGTMVIPS; encoded by the coding sequence GTGACCCTGACCTCGGATCTGACCCGCGCCCAGGAGAAGGCCGCCACCCTGATCGAGGCACTGCCCTGGCTGGCCCGTTTCTCCGGCTCCACGGTGGTGGTCAAGTACGGCGGCAACGCCATGGTCGACCCCGAGTTGCAGCGGGCCTTCGCCGCCGACATGGTGTTCCTGCGCTACGTCGGGCTCAAGCCGGTGGTGGTGCACGGCGGGGGGCCGCAGATCTCGGCGATGCTCGGTCGGCTCGGCATCGACAGCGAGTTCCGGGGCGGCCTGCGGGTGACCACCCCGGAGGCGATGGACGTGGTCCGGATGGTGCTGGTCGGGCAGGTCGGCCGGGAACTGGTCGGGCTGATCAACGCGCACGGCCCGTTCGCGGTCGGGCTCTCCGGCGAGGACGCCGGGCTGTTCACGGCGGTACGCCGGCACGCGTACGTGGACGGCGAAGCGGTCGACGTGGGTCAGGTCGGCGACGTCGAGTCGGTGGACGTCTCGGCGGTGGACGACCTGATCGGAGCGGGCCGGATTCCGGTGATCTCCACCGTGGCGCCGGACGTGGACGGGGTGCTGCACAACCTCAACGCGGACACCGCCGCCGCCGCGCTGGCGGTCGCGCTGCGCGCCCGCAAGCTGGTCGTGCTCACCGACGTGCCCGGCCTGTACGCCGACTGGCCGGACACCTCCAGCCTGGTCAGCGAGATCGGCACCACCGAGCTGGCCGCACTGCTGCCGTCGCTGGAGTCGGGCATGGTGCCCAAGATGGAGGCCTGCCTGCGCGCGGTCAGCGGGGGCGTACCCGCGGCCCACGTGGTCGACGGTCGGGTCGCGCACTCCACCCTGTTGGAAGTTTTCACCTCGGAAGGCTTCGGGACGATGGTGATCCCCTCATGA
- a CDS encoding acetylornithine transaminase, producing the protein MTLVERWRQSMMDNYGTPPLALVSGSGAVVTDEAGREYVDLLGGIAVNSLGHAHPAVVAAVSKQVATLGHVSNLYVAEPPVALAELLLALAGRPGRVFFANSGAEANEAAFKLSRRTGRTHVVATVGGFHGRTMGALALTGQPAKADPFRPLPGEVDHVPYGDVAALEATVTDATAMVILEPIQGESGVVVPPAGYLAAARRITARHGALLVVDEVQTGVGRTGHWYAHQAEGVEPDVVTLAKGLGGGLPIGATLAFGPAADLLVAGSHGSTFGGNPVSCAAALAVISTIAHEGLLDHVKRIGERLRRGIEGLGHPLVGGVRGAGLLLGVTLTAPVSAAAAEALRGAGFLVNPIQPDVLRLAPPLILTADQADAFLAALPLALDAVTPTPGPAGDLDPTEAKA; encoded by the coding sequence ATGACGCTGGTCGAGCGGTGGCGGCAGTCGATGATGGACAACTACGGCACGCCGCCGCTGGCCCTGGTGTCCGGTTCCGGCGCCGTGGTCACGGACGAGGCCGGTCGGGAGTACGTGGACCTGCTCGGCGGCATCGCCGTCAACTCCCTCGGGCACGCGCACCCGGCCGTGGTGGCCGCCGTGTCGAAGCAGGTCGCCACGCTCGGGCACGTCTCCAACCTGTACGTCGCCGAACCCCCGGTGGCCCTGGCGGAGCTGCTGCTGGCCCTGGCCGGACGCCCGGGTCGGGTGTTCTTCGCCAACTCCGGCGCCGAGGCCAACGAGGCGGCGTTCAAGCTGTCCCGGCGTACCGGCCGCACCCACGTGGTCGCCACCGTCGGTGGTTTCCACGGCCGGACCATGGGTGCCCTGGCGTTGACCGGTCAGCCGGCCAAGGCCGACCCGTTCCGTCCGCTTCCCGGCGAGGTCGACCACGTCCCGTACGGTGACGTCGCCGCCCTTGAGGCGACGGTGACCGACGCGACCGCGATGGTGATCCTGGAGCCGATCCAGGGCGAGAGCGGCGTGGTGGTCCCACCGGCCGGCTACCTCGCCGCCGCCCGGCGGATCACCGCCCGGCACGGCGCGCTGCTGGTGGTCGACGAGGTGCAGACCGGTGTCGGTCGCACCGGACACTGGTACGCGCACCAGGCCGAGGGTGTCGAGCCGGACGTGGTGACCCTGGCCAAGGGGCTCGGCGGCGGACTGCCGATCGGTGCCACCCTGGCCTTCGGCCCGGCTGCGGACCTGCTGGTCGCCGGGTCGCACGGCAGCACGTTCGGCGGCAACCCGGTGAGCTGCGCCGCCGCGCTCGCGGTGATCTCCACGATCGCCCACGAGGGGCTGCTCGACCACGTCAAGCGGATCGGGGAGCGGCTGCGCCGGGGCATCGAGGGGCTCGGGCATCCGCTGGTCGGCGGGGTGCGGGGCGCCGGGCTGCTGCTCGGCGTGACCCTGACCGCGCCGGTGTCGGCCGCCGCCGCCGAGGCGCTGCGCGGCGCCGGTTTCCTGGTGAACCCGATCCAGCCGGACGTGCTCCGGCTGGCCCCGCCGCTGATCCTCACCGCCGACCAGGCCGACGCGTTCCTGGCCGCGCTGCCCCTCGCCCTCGACGCGGTGACGCCCACCCCCGGCCCGGCCGGTGACCTCGACCCGACGGAGGCCAAGGCATGA